CGGGCGTCTCGCCCGTCTCCTGGGCGCGCACTGTGCGGTACGCCAGCAGGCGCGCCACGCGCACTTGGATCAGGGCGCGCGCCCACTGGGCGTGCAGGGCGGCGGGGAGGCGGTCCCACACCGGCGCCAGCTCCGCGCCGAGCGCGCTCAGCAACCGCTCGCAGCGGGCGTAGCGGGCGATGCCGACGCGCTCGTGCGCCAGGGCGCGGCGGATCACGGCCCAGCCGTTGCCGACGCCACCGAGCACTGCCTCGGGCCCGGCCCACACGTCGTCGAAGAACACCTCGTTGAGGTGATGCGGGCCGAGCATCGACTTGATCGGGCGCACCGTGATGCCCGGCGTGTCCATTGGCACCAGGAACATCGTGATGCCTTCGTGCTTGGGCCCATCGCCCACCCGCGCCGCGAGCACGCACCACTGCGCCATGCCGGCGTAGCTCGTCCAGATCTTCTGGCCGGTGATGCGGTAGCCGTCGCCGTCTTCGGTGGCGCGCGTCTTGAGCGACGCCAGATCCGAGCCCGCATCGGGTTCGCTGAAGCCCTGGCACCAGATGACGTCGCCCGCGGCGATCGCCGAGAGGTGCTGGCGCTTCTGCTCCTCGGAGCCGAACGCCATGATCGCGGGCCCCACCCAGTTGAGGCCCATGTACTGCGCGCCGCGGGGTTCGTGGTGCGCCCACATCTCCTCGCGCACGACCGTCTGGGCCCAAACAGAATGGCCGTGCGAACCACCGCCCCCGCCGTACTCCGCTGGCCACGAGATGGTGAGCAGACCCTCGTCGGCCAGCATCTTGCAGAACGCCTGGGTGACGGCCAGATCGGCCGGATCGTCGGTGAACGCCCCGAGGAAGCCTTCGGGAATGTGCT
This genomic stretch from Acidimicrobiales bacterium harbors:
- a CDS encoding acyl-CoA dehydrogenase family protein, giving the protein MDFDLGEAAEALRSRLRALIAEHIPEGFLGAFTDDPADLAVTQAFCKMLADEGLLTISWPAEYGGGGGSHGHSVWAQTVVREEMWAHHEPRGAQYMGLNWVGPAIMAFGSEEQKRQHLSAIAAGDVIWCQGFSEPDAGSDLASLKTRATEDGDGYRITGQKIWTSYAGMAQWCVLAARVGDGPKHEGITMFLVPMDTPGITVRPIKSMLGPHHLNEVFFDDVWAGPEAVLGGVGNGWAVIRRALAHERVGIARYARCERLLSALGAELAPVWDRLPAALHAQWARALIQVRVARLLAYRTVRAQETGETPDVLASAARIAVTQCDQAVAEVLFQAIEDESLEKGFSAPLHGAIEDHWRYAQAATVASGTIEVQRMIVSRDLLGSAAKEKAQG